In Vibrio sp. 10N, the following proteins share a genomic window:
- a CDS encoding peptide MFS transporter, translating into MTAQRNILGHPRGLFLLFGTELWERFSYYAMRAILVLFLTDTTINGGMGWSTKDALDLYGIYTGLVYITPLIGGYIADNYLGQRKSIIIGGVLMAAGQFVLAAAASGEPSAQMFYGGLVLLIAGNGMFKPNISTMVGDLYAEGDNRRDGAFTIFYMGINLGALLAGIVVGSATNSFGWSAGFIVAGIGMVISLVMQMTMANSWLGDIGNVPAAARARELSQSKTKAPLTREEMDRLKVILIMGLFVIVFWAGFEQAGGLMNIYTQQYTDRMIGDFEVPAAWFQSLNPFFIITLAPVLAAIWVKLGKREPNSPVKFALALFFLAAGFLCMVGAVLEQGGDTSVKTSMLWLVGAFFFHTLGELCLSPIGLSLVTKLAPLRLASLMMGAWFGFNAIANYVAGLVGSHVGELGAMAIFSGIAITAVICGVILLLFANTLVKWMHGAEQSSVSNAEQVEEQQAQIA; encoded by the coding sequence ATGACAGCACAACGCAACATCCTTGGCCATCCACGCGGCCTATTCCTACTGTTCGGCACCGAACTTTGGGAACGTTTCTCATATTATGCTATGCGCGCAATATTAGTTTTGTTCCTAACAGACACCACAATCAATGGTGGTATGGGCTGGTCTACTAAAGATGCTCTGGATCTCTATGGTATCTATACTGGACTTGTTTACATCACTCCGCTTATCGGTGGTTACATTGCCGACAACTACTTAGGTCAACGTAAGTCGATCATCATCGGTGGTGTACTGATGGCGGCAGGCCAATTCGTGTTAGCGGCAGCGGCATCCGGTGAGCCAAGCGCCCAGATGTTCTACGGTGGTCTGGTACTGCTTATCGCGGGTAATGGTATGTTTAAGCCAAACATTTCGACCATGGTAGGTGACCTATACGCAGAAGGTGACAACCGTCGTGATGGCGCGTTCACCATCTTCTACATGGGTATCAACCTAGGTGCACTACTAGCGGGTATCGTTGTTGGCTCAGCAACTAACTCTTTCGGTTGGTCAGCTGGCTTTATTGTGGCGGGTATCGGCATGGTGATCAGCCTAGTGATGCAGATGACTATGGCGAACTCTTGGCTAGGTGACATTGGTAATGTGCCGGCGGCAGCACGCGCTCGTGAGCTAAGCCAATCAAAAACCAAAGCGCCACTCACTCGTGAGGAGATGGATCGCTTGAAGGTTATACTGATTATGGGTCTATTTGTTATCGTTTTCTGGGCGGGCTTCGAGCAAGCGGGTGGTCTGATGAACATCTACACCCAGCAATATACAGATCGTATGATTGGCGACTTTGAAGTGCCAGCAGCTTGGTTCCAGTCTCTAAACCCATTCTTCATCATTACTCTTGCGCCAGTACTGGCCGCTATCTGGGTGAAACTGGGCAAACGTGAGCCAAATTCACCGGTTAAATTTGCACTTGCACTGTTTTTCCTAGCAGCAGGTTTCCTTTGCATGGTTGGCGCAGTACTTGAGCAAGGTGGCGACACCAGCGTGAAAACCTCAATGCTATGGTTAGTAGGTGCATTCTTCTTCCACACACTAGGTGAACTGTGTCTATCTCCAATTGGCCTATCACTGGTAACTAAGCTTGCGCCACTGCGTCTTGCGTCTTTGATGATGGGTGCATGGTTTGGTTTCAACGCCATTGCGAACTACGTAGCGGGTCTTGTTGGTTCACATGTGGGCGAGCTAGGTGCTATGGCTATCTTTAGTGGTATCGCGATCACAGCCGTTATCTGTGGCGTTATCCTACTGTTGTTCGCGAATACACTTGTTAAGTGGATGCACGGTGCAGAGCAAAGCTCAGTAAGCAATGCAGAACAAGTAGAAGAGCAGCAAGCTCAAATCGCTTAA
- the hemH gene encoding ferrochelatase, which produces MSDSSKTGVLLVNLGTPDEPTAKGVKRFLEQFLHDHRVVDMTRWIWCPVLHGIILPIRSPKVAKAYQSVWMDEGSPLMVYSKRQADKLAQSINLPVELGMSYGNPSLQSGITKLLDQGVEKIVVLPLYPQYSGTTTAAAFDGIAKACKSISTLPAFSMIRDYHDHSMYIKALADKVRAHWEQNGRADYLLCSYHGIPKRYADNGDVYPLHCQVTTERLRQELGLDESQMGMSYQSIFGREEWLQPYTDKTLEKMPSEGIKTIDVMTPAFSVDCLETLEEIAIEAKETFIEAGGERFSYIECLNDSDAHVAMMAELVNNA; this is translated from the coding sequence ATGAGCGATTCGTCAAAAACAGGTGTGTTGTTGGTCAACCTTGGCACGCCAGATGAACCGACAGCAAAAGGGGTGAAACGCTTTTTAGAGCAGTTTCTGCACGATCATCGTGTCGTGGATATGACCCGCTGGATTTGGTGTCCGGTGCTGCACGGTATCATTCTTCCTATTCGCTCTCCTAAGGTCGCTAAAGCCTATCAGTCGGTATGGATGGACGAGGGCTCACCGCTGATGGTGTACTCCAAGCGTCAGGCGGATAAGCTGGCTCAATCAATCAACCTTCCTGTTGAACTTGGCATGAGTTACGGTAATCCATCGCTACAAAGCGGGATCACTAAACTGCTCGACCAAGGCGTAGAAAAGATCGTGGTACTGCCGCTTTATCCGCAGTACTCGGGCACCACAACAGCTGCTGCGTTTGATGGGATCGCGAAAGCGTGTAAGTCGATTTCAACCTTACCGGCCTTCTCTATGATTCGTGACTATCACGATCACTCTATGTACATCAAAGCGCTTGCTGACAAAGTGAGAGCTCACTGGGAGCAAAATGGCCGCGCCGATTACCTGTTGTGTTCTTACCACGGCATACCAAAGCGTTATGCGGACAATGGCGATGTGTACCCACTGCATTGTCAGGTAACAACAGAGCGATTACGCCAAGAGCTTGGCTTGGATGAATCGCAGATGGGAATGAGTTATCAATCGATCTTTGGTCGTGAAGAGTGGCTACAGCCTTATACCGACAAGACGCTTGAGAAGATGCCAAGCGAGGGTATCAAAACCATCGATGTTATGACGCCAGCGTTCTCTGTGGACTGTTTAGAAACTCTGGAAGAAATCGCGATAGAGGCCAAAGAGACCTTTATCGAGGCTGGCGGTGAGCGCTTTAGTTACATCGAGTGTCTCAACGACTCAGACGCCCACGTCGCCATGATGGCAGAATTGGTGAATAACGCGTAG
- the adk gene encoding adenylate kinase produces MRIILLGAPGAGKGTQAQFIMEKYGIPQISTGDMLRAAIKAGTELGKKAKAVIDAGQLVSDDIILGLIKERIAQDDCEKGFLLDGFPRTIPQADGLKEMGVDVDYVIEFDVADDVIVERMAGRRAHLASGRTYHVVYNPPKVEGKDDVTGEDLVVRDDDKEETVRARLGVYHDQTAPLIAYYGKEAEAGNTKYLKFDGTKQVADVSADIEKALS; encoded by the coding sequence ATGCGCATCATTCTTTTAGGTGCTCCAGGTGCAGGTAAAGGCACACAAGCTCAATTCATCATGGAAAAATACGGTATTCCACAAATTTCTACTGGTGACATGCTACGTGCAGCAATCAAAGCGGGCACAGAGCTTGGTAAGAAAGCGAAAGCAGTTATCGATGCAGGTCAACTTGTATCTGATGACATCATTCTTGGTCTAATCAAAGAGCGTATCGCTCAAGACGATTGCGAGAAAGGTTTCCTACTAGATGGTTTCCCACGCACTATCCCTCAGGCTGATGGCCTAAAAGAGATGGGCGTAGATGTAGACTACGTGATCGAATTTGACGTAGCTGATGACGTAATCGTTGAGCGTATGGCTGGCCGTCGTGCTCACCTTGCTTCTGGTCGTACTTACCACGTTGTTTACAACCCACCTAAAGTGGAAGGTAAAGATGACGTGACAGGTGAAGACCTAGTGGTACGTGATGACGACAAAGAAGAAACCGTTCGTGCTCGTCTAGGTGTATATCACGATCAAACTGCGCCGCTAATTGCTTACTACGGTAAAGAAGCAGAAGCAGGCAACACTAAGTACCTAAAATTTGACGGTACTAAGCAAGTGGCTGACGTAAGCGCTGACATCGAAAAAGCACTGTCTTAA
- the htpG gene encoding molecular chaperone HtpG, with the protein MSTVETKNKETRGFQSEVKQLLHLMIHSLYSNKEIFLRELISNASDAADKLRFQALSNSELYQGDADLGVKLSFDEKNNTLTVSDNGIGMTRDDVIEHLGTIAKSGTKEFFAKLSEEQSKDSQLIGQFGVGFYSAFIVADAVTVRTRAAGTTADQAVQWHSAGEGDYTIEDITKETRGTDIVLHMREEGKEFLSEWRLRDVISKYSDHIGIPVSIWTLERDEEGKETDQGKWEQINKAQALWTRNKSDIKDEEYQEFYKHVSHDFADPLIWSHNRVEGKNDYTSLLYIPAKAPWDMMNRDHKSGLKLYVQRVFIMDDAEQFMPSYLRFVRGLIDSNDLPLNVSREILQDNKVTQSLRGACTKRVLTMLERMAKNDEEKYQSFWKEFGLVLKEGPAEDMANKEKVAGLLRFASTEVDSAEQTISLASYVERMKEGQDKIYYLTADSYAAAKNSPHLEQFKAKGIEVVLMYDRIDEWLMNYLTEFDGKQFQSITKAGLDLSKFEGEEEKEKQKETEEEFKSVVERTQTYLGERVKEVRTTFKLANTPAVVVTDDFEMGTQMAKLLEAAGQEVPEVKYIFEINPEHELVKRMADEADEEAFGRWVEVLLGQAMLAERGSMTDPSQFLGAINKLLAKV; encoded by the coding sequence ATGAGCACCGTTGAAACCAAGAACAAAGAAACTCGTGGCTTCCAGTCCGAGGTAAAACAACTTCTTCACCTTATGATCCACTCTCTGTATTCAAACAAAGAAATATTTCTAAGAGAGCTGATTTCCAATGCATCGGATGCTGCAGATAAGCTGCGCTTCCAAGCCCTATCTAACTCAGAACTGTATCAAGGTGATGCAGACCTAGGGGTAAAGCTGTCATTTGACGAGAAGAACAACACGCTAACCGTTTCGGATAACGGTATTGGTATGACGCGTGATGATGTGATTGAGCATCTTGGTACGATTGCTAAATCTGGTACCAAAGAGTTTTTTGCCAAACTGTCAGAAGAGCAAAGCAAAGACTCTCAGCTTATTGGCCAATTTGGTGTGGGCTTTTATTCTGCGTTTATTGTTGCAGATGCGGTAACCGTTCGCACTCGCGCAGCGGGCACCACTGCTGATCAAGCCGTACAGTGGCACTCTGCAGGCGAAGGTGATTACACGATTGAAGACATCACCAAAGAGACTCGCGGTACAGACATCGTGCTCCACATGCGTGAGGAAGGTAAAGAGTTCCTATCTGAATGGCGTCTGCGCGATGTGATCAGCAAGTACTCTGACCATATCGGTATTCCAGTGTCTATCTGGACACTTGAGCGTGACGAAGAAGGTAAAGAGACCGACCAAGGTAAGTGGGAGCAAATCAATAAAGCTCAAGCACTTTGGACCCGCAACAAATCTGATATCAAAGACGAAGAATATCAAGAGTTCTACAAACACGTTTCTCACGACTTCGCGGATCCACTGATTTGGAGTCACAACCGTGTAGAAGGTAAAAACGACTACACCAGCCTGCTTTACATCCCAGCCAAAGCACCATGGGATATGATGAACCGTGACCATAAGAGCGGTTTAAAGCTTTACGTTCAACGCGTGTTCATTATGGATGACGCTGAGCAGTTTATGCCATCTTACCTGCGTTTTGTACGTGGTTTGATAGATTCAAACGATCTACCACTGAACGTTTCTCGTGAAATCCTTCAAGACAACAAAGTAACCCAATCGCTGCGTGGTGCCTGTACTAAGCGCGTGCTGACTATGCTTGAGCGCATGGCAAAGAATGATGAAGAGAAATATCAGTCATTCTGGAAAGAGTTTGGCCTAGTACTAAAAGAAGGCCCTGCTGAAGACATGGCGAACAAAGAGAAAGTAGCAGGCCTACTGCGCTTTGCTTCGACAGAAGTTGATTCTGCAGAGCAGACGATTTCTCTAGCGTCTTATGTTGAGCGCATGAAAGAAGGCCAAGATAAGATCTATTACCTAACAGCAGACAGCTACGCAGCAGCGAAGAACAGCCCACACCTTGAGCAGTTTAAAGCGAAAGGCATTGAAGTTGTCTTGATGTATGACCGTATCGACGAATGGCTAATGAACTACCTCACTGAGTTTGATGGTAAGCAGTTCCAGTCAATCACTAAAGCGGGTCTTGATCTGAGCAAGTTCGAAGGCGAAGAAGAGAAAGAGAAGCAAAAAGAGACTGAAGAAGAGTTCAAGTCAGTAGTTGAGCGCACGCAAACTTATCTAGGTGAGCGCGTTAAAGAAGTTCGCACTACGTTCAAACTAGCAAACACACCAGCGGTTGTCGTCACTGATGATTTCGAAATGGGTACACAAATGGCGAAGCTTCTTGAAGCGGCGGGTCAAGAAGTACCAGAGGTGAAATACATCTTTGAAATTAACCCTGAGCACGAGCTGGTTAAGCGCATGGCAGATGAAGCCGACGAAGAAGCATTCGGCCGCTGGGTTGAAGTGTTGCTTGGTCAAGCGATGCTTGCAGAGCGCGGTTCGATGACCGATCCATCGCAATTCTTGGGTGCGATCAACAAGCTTTTGGCTAAAGTCTAA
- a CDS encoding winged helix-turn-helix domain-containing protein, whose protein sequence is MSNIGTKFILGQKYIFDPNSNSLVDQTNNDEVVRLGSNESRILLLLAERPNEVITRNELHDFVWREQGFEVDDSSLTQAISTLRKMLKDPTKSPQFVKTVPKRGYQLISAVERSAPKASSDTVDEAPVAELPTDKLETVTSATAPAATVAIAPKPKTPPSVWAMVAAAILLPILVLMGTNPAQSTFKPLSVVNEVQIVTPESHPDVTSWLPKIEQCVAKYVETHTGDMLPAEVIVTGDQSDQIALNFIHKVEHSRENSTMRIFTEQSDLSKVCQ, encoded by the coding sequence ATGAGTAACATAGGCACTAAGTTTATACTCGGCCAGAAGTACATTTTTGACCCAAACAGCAATTCGTTGGTCGATCAAACCAATAACGATGAAGTCGTTCGTCTTGGTAGTAATGAAAGTCGCATCTTACTTCTACTTGCTGAAAGACCGAATGAAGTGATCACTCGAAACGAACTGCATGATTTCGTTTGGCGTGAACAAGGCTTCGAGGTTGACGACTCTAGCCTTACGCAAGCTATCTCTACGCTGCGTAAAATGCTGAAAGACCCTACCAAATCTCCTCAGTTTGTTAAAACGGTGCCAAAACGTGGCTACCAGTTGATCTCTGCCGTTGAGCGCTCAGCACCAAAAGCCTCTTCAGACACGGTGGATGAAGCGCCGGTCGCTGAATTGCCGACAGACAAACTGGAAACGGTTACCAGTGCTACTGCACCAGCAGCCACTGTGGCTATTGCACCAAAGCCAAAAACGCCACCAAGTGTTTGGGCTATGGTTGCCGCTGCTATTTTGCTACCCATTTTAGTGTTAATGGGTACCAACCCAGCGCAGTCGACCTTTAAGCCACTGAGCGTCGTCAATGAGGTTCAGATTGTGACACCAGAAAGCCACCCTGACGTGACGAGCTGGCTACCAAAGATTGAACAGTGCGTGGCAAAATATGTAGAGACCCACACTGGTGATATGTTACCAGCTGAGGTCATTGTCACTGGCGACCAAAGCGATCAAATCGCGCTAAACTTTATCCACAAAGTCGAGCATTCACGTGAAAACAGCACTATGCGTATCTTCACTGAACAGTCTGACTTGTCTAAAGTGTGCCAGTAA
- a CDS encoding regulatory protein ToxS, producing the protein MKMKYAAILLAISTALSAWLYWGSDLKLEQVLTSNEWQSNMVGIIAARHYPDTDIGPLSRLEMSANVKYLPGGEYIRESSMRLFGDDPETHTLIKISEMGTWTISDNYLLISPREFKDTATAQSDEFTHEQLAMIKQFLKMEAQQSRRIDIVNEKTLLLTSLNQGSSILFSN; encoded by the coding sequence ATGAAAATGAAATACGCCGCTATCTTACTGGCAATCTCAACTGCGTTGAGTGCGTGGTTATACTGGGGAAGTGATCTTAAGCTAGAGCAAGTGCTCACTTCAAATGAGTGGCAATCGAATATGGTTGGCATTATTGCCGCGAGACATTATCCAGATACGGATATTGGTCCATTGAGCCGCCTTGAAATGTCAGCAAACGTGAAGTACCTGCCTGGTGGTGAGTATATTCGTGAGTCTTCGATGCGCCTGTTTGGTGACGATCCAGAGACACATACGCTGATTAAAATTTCTGAAATGGGCACGTGGACTATCAGTGACAATTATCTACTGATTTCGCCACGTGAGTTTAAGGATACTGCGACCGCGCAGTCTGATGAGTTTACTCATGAGCAACTTGCGATGATCAAGCAGTTCCTAAAAATGGAAGCGCAGCAGAGCCGTCGTATCGACATCGTCAACGAGAAAACACTGCTACTGACCAGTTTGAACCAAGGTTCGTCAATCTTGTTCTCAAACTAA
- a CDS encoding SelT/SelW/SelH family protein, whose protein sequence is MQKATIDIYYCRQCNWMLRATWMTQELLHTFSEEVETIRLHPDTGGRFEIWCNGKQIWERKRDGGFPEAKVLKQKVRDIIAPDRDLGHVDSTKR, encoded by the coding sequence ATGCAAAAAGCGACCATCGACATTTATTATTGCCGCCAGTGTAACTGGATGCTGCGCGCCACTTGGATGACCCAAGAGCTTCTGCACACATTTAGCGAAGAAGTGGAAACAATCCGTCTACACCCAGACACTGGTGGGCGATTTGAAATTTGGTGCAATGGTAAACAGATTTGGGAGCGTAAGCGCGATGGCGGCTTTCCAGAGGCGAAAGTACTTAAGCAGAAAGTGCGTGATATTATCGCGCCAGATCGCGACTTGGGGCATGTGGACAGTACCAAGCGTTAA
- a CDS encoding flagellin — protein sequence MAVNVNTNVSAMTAQRYLNNANQAQQTSMERLSSGHKINSAKDDAAGLQISNRLNVQSRGLDVAVRNANDGVSIAQTAEGAMNETTNILQRMRDLSLQSANGSNSKAERVAIQEEVTALNDELNRIAETTSFGGNKLLNGTHGTKSFQIGADNGEAVMLSLRDMRSDNAQMGGTSYQAANAKDKDWSVAAGANDLTIDLTDSFGDAQSITINAKEGDDIEQLATYINGQTDMVKASVDQDGKLQVFAGNNKVDGAVAFSGGLAGDLDMQAGKAVTVDTIDVTSVGGAQESVAILDSALKYVDSHRAELGAFQNRFNHAINNLDNINENVNASKSRIKDTDFAKETTSMTKSQILSQASSSILAQAKQAPNAALSLLG from the coding sequence ATGGCAGTGAATGTAAATACAAACGTATCAGCGATGACAGCGCAGCGTTACCTCAACAACGCAAACCAAGCTCAACAAACCTCAATGGAGCGTTTGTCGTCTGGTCACAAAATCAACAGCGCGAAAGATGACGCAGCGGGTCTACAAATCTCTAACCGTTTGAACGTACAAAGCCGTGGTCTTGATGTAGCGGTACGTAACGCCAACGACGGTGTGTCTATCGCACAAACTGCTGAAGGCGCGATGAACGAGACCACCAACATCCTGCAACGTATGCGTGATCTATCACTTCAATCTGCGAACGGCTCTAACTCAAAAGCTGAGCGTGTTGCGATTCAAGAAGAAGTGACAGCACTGAACGACGAACTAAACCGTATCGCAGAAACCACGTCTTTCGGTGGTAACAAGCTACTTAACGGTACACACGGTACTAAGTCATTCCAAATCGGTGCTGACAACGGTGAAGCGGTGATGCTGAGCCTACGTGACATGCGCTCTGACAACGCACAAATGGGCGGCACTAGCTACCAAGCTGCGAACGCGAAAGACAAAGACTGGAGCGTAGCGGCAGGTGCTAACGACCTAACGATTGACCTAACAGACAGTTTTGGCGACGCACAATCTATCACCATCAATGCGAAAGAGGGTGATGATATCGAGCAGCTAGCGACGTACATCAACGGTCAAACTGACATGGTAAAAGCGTCTGTAGACCAAGACGGTAAACTACAGGTATTTGCTGGTAACAACAAAGTTGACGGCGCTGTGGCTTTCTCTGGCGGCCTAGCGGGTGACCTAGACATGCAAGCAGGTAAAGCGGTAACGGTTGATACGATTGACGTAACGTCGGTAGGCGGCGCACAAGAGTCGGTTGCGATTCTCGACTCAGCACTAAAATACGTGGACAGCCACCGTGCAGAGCTTGGTGCATTCCAAAACCGCTTCAACCACGCAATCAACAACTTGGATAACATCAACGAGAACGTGAACGCGTCGAAGAGCCGTATCAAAGATACTGACTTCGCGAAAGAAACCACGTCGATGACCAAGAGCCAAATCCTATCGCAAGCGTCAAGCTCAATCTTGGCGCAAGCGAAACAGGCACCAAACGCGGCATTGAGCCTACTGGGTTAA
- a CDS encoding flagellin, giving the protein MSITVNTNVSAMVAQNHLGSASKALSQSLERLSSGHRINSAKDDAAGLQIANRLESQISGLGVAQRNANDGISIMQTAEGAMNEATQILQRMRDLSLQSANGANSSQDRQALEQEFVALNNELNRIAETTSFGGRKLLNGTFGSSSFQIGAQSGEALQVGLANLRTDQLSMGGAVYQAGRSAPSEWQVGQSNNALAFSYVDAGGDTQSVTIELKQGDDIEQVATFINGQTDVLSASVDENGQLQVFADSDKVAGAVSFSGSFASEVGLKTGEVVTVNDMSIGTVGGAQLSVSVLDKAMKFVDSHRAELGATQNRLNHTINNLANMEENLSASQSRIRDTDYAKETTQMLKQQILQQVSTTILAQAKQTPNLALTLLQG; this is encoded by the coding sequence ATGTCGATCACTGTGAATACCAATGTCAGCGCAATGGTGGCGCAAAACCACTTAGGCTCGGCGAGTAAAGCACTCAGCCAGTCCTTAGAGCGCTTATCGTCGGGACACCGTATCAACAGCGCTAAAGATGATGCCGCGGGTTTACAAATTGCCAATCGCTTAGAGTCTCAGATCAGTGGGCTTGGGGTTGCGCAGCGTAATGCCAACGATGGGATCTCAATCATGCAAACCGCTGAAGGTGCAATGAATGAAGCGACGCAGATTTTGCAGCGTATGCGTGACCTTTCTTTGCAAAGTGCCAACGGAGCTAACTCTTCACAAGATAGGCAAGCGCTGGAGCAAGAGTTTGTGGCACTCAATAATGAGCTAAACCGTATCGCTGAAACCACAAGCTTTGGTGGCAGAAAGTTACTGAATGGCACCTTTGGTAGTTCGTCGTTTCAAATTGGCGCTCAGTCAGGGGAAGCACTGCAAGTCGGCCTGGCAAATTTGCGTACTGATCAGCTCTCTATGGGAGGAGCGGTATATCAAGCGGGACGCAGTGCGCCATCAGAATGGCAAGTCGGCCAGAGCAACAATGCTCTTGCTTTTAGCTATGTCGATGCGGGTGGGGATACCCAATCGGTGACGATTGAGCTTAAGCAAGGGGATGACATTGAACAGGTGGCAACCTTCATCAACGGACAAACCGATGTACTGTCGGCCTCGGTAGACGAGAACGGTCAGCTTCAGGTGTTTGCAGATTCAGATAAAGTCGCGGGAGCCGTGAGTTTTTCCGGTAGCTTTGCTAGTGAAGTCGGTTTGAAGACTGGCGAAGTCGTCACCGTGAACGATATGTCTATCGGTACAGTGGGCGGCGCGCAGCTGTCCGTATCCGTACTCGATAAAGCGATGAAGTTTGTTGATAGCCATCGTGCTGAATTAGGCGCGACTCAAAATCGCCTTAACCATACCATCAATAATCTCGCCAACATGGAAGAGAATCTCTCTGCATCACAAAGCCGTATTCGCGATACAGACTATGCCAAAGAGACCACTCAAATGCTTAAGCAACAAATTCTTCAGCAGGTGAGTACCACGATATTGGCGCAAGCGAAACAAACGCCGAACTTGGCATTGACCCTATTACAAGGCTAG
- a CDS encoding Dyp-type peroxidase, which produces MSLPQSAITPEAEPFALYAQLKVNQNAQQVLDALQTLPSLVDELNQAQPGAELTLSVAFSHAFWSQLDQSMPAELKPFPELGEGEVYAPSTDVDVLIHCHSQRHDLHFYLLRKLMGQISEHVTVVDETQGFRFMDSRDMTDFVDGTENPKGDQRADVALVADGEFAGGSYVMVQRFEHNLPAWNRLNVAAQEKVVGRTKPDSIELEDVPVASHVGRVDIKEEGKGLKIVRHSLPYGSVSGPHGLLFIAYCNTVHNFDAMLESMYGVTDGKTDQLLRFTKAVTGAYFFAPSQAMLASLTVKA; this is translated from the coding sequence ATGTCATTACCACAAAGTGCGATCACGCCAGAGGCCGAACCTTTTGCGTTGTATGCTCAATTAAAAGTCAATCAAAACGCTCAACAGGTTTTGGACGCGTTGCAAACCTTGCCGAGTTTGGTGGATGAACTGAACCAAGCTCAACCAGGTGCTGAACTTACGCTCTCTGTGGCTTTCTCCCACGCGTTTTGGTCTCAACTAGACCAGTCCATGCCGGCTGAACTAAAGCCTTTCCCTGAGCTGGGTGAGGGCGAAGTATATGCTCCTTCAACGGATGTGGATGTGTTGATTCATTGCCACTCACAGCGCCATGATCTGCACTTCTATCTGCTACGTAAGCTGATGGGACAAATTTCTGAGCACGTTACTGTTGTCGATGAAACCCAAGGCTTCCGTTTTATGGATTCTCGCGATATGACTGACTTTGTCGATGGTACTGAGAACCCGAAAGGCGATCAGCGTGCAGATGTCGCTCTAGTGGCAGATGGTGAGTTCGCTGGTGGCAGTTATGTCATGGTGCAGCGCTTTGAGCACAACTTGCCAGCATGGAACCGATTGAATGTTGCAGCGCAAGAAAAAGTGGTGGGTCGTACCAAACCCGACAGCATTGAGCTTGAAGATGTTCCAGTGGCATCACATGTTGGCCGAGTCGACATTAAAGAAGAAGGTAAAGGACTAAAAATTGTTCGCCATAGCTTGCCTTACGGCAGTGTTAGTGGGCCACATGGTCTGCTGTTCATTGCGTACTGTAATACGGTTCACAATTTCGATGCGATGCTAGAGAGCATGTATGGTGTTACCGACGGTAAAACAGACCAATTGCTTCGCTTTACCAAGGCTGTGACAGGGGCTTACTTCTTTGCTCCGTCTCAGGCTATGTTGGCGTCATTAACCGTTAAAGCCTAA
- a CDS encoding DUF2919 domain-containing protein gives MRYAIEQYDQHGLLKPPVWLWLGWAFLIRAWVVFVVAGASRQEGSNILQYVYPNHTMLYVGLAMGLPIVVGMWLVGLRKSDSTKTNFLVSLMKPVTLIVVGLQLMHTTYLVNLQHWQFSWPNAVTLVSLAWFAIYLCNSRRVTDSLALPAKITSVSDQGHTINHQ, from the coding sequence ATGCGTTACGCCATAGAACAATACGATCAGCACGGTTTACTAAAGCCACCCGTTTGGCTTTGGTTGGGGTGGGCATTTTTGATTCGTGCGTGGGTCGTCTTTGTTGTGGCGGGAGCCAGCCGACAAGAGGGCAGCAATATTCTTCAATACGTCTATCCTAACCATACGATGTTGTATGTCGGACTGGCGATGGGCTTGCCGATTGTTGTGGGCATGTGGTTGGTGGGGTTGCGCAAAAGTGATTCAACCAAAACCAATTTTCTGGTCAGCTTAATGAAGCCGGTGACCCTTATCGTGGTGGGACTGCAATTGATGCACACCACTTACCTGGTTAACTTGCAGCATTGGCAATTTAGCTGGCCAAATGCCGTGACACTGGTGTCCTTGGCTTGGTTTGCCATCTACCTATGTAACAGTCGTCGAGTAACAGATAGTTTGGCGTTACCAGCCAAAATCACTTCAGTTTCTGATCAAGGTCATACAATCAACCATCAGTAA
- a CDS encoding DUF2956 domain-containing protein translates to MKNNKNTPSVETQQEAMKIAKATQKPGQTKEQTKLVAQGIEKGIALYKKQQKEKKRQADKAQKKQKRAKSVEPATSQATTDTVESVSAPRTAILPWALLTLSWVGFIAYVAL, encoded by the coding sequence ATGAAAAACAATAAAAACACACCTTCAGTGGAAACTCAGCAAGAGGCGATGAAAATAGCCAAAGCAACTCAAAAACCAGGGCAAACCAAAGAGCAAACCAAGCTGGTGGCTCAAGGGATCGAAAAAGGCATTGCGCTATACAAAAAACAACAAAAAGAGAAAAAGCGCCAAGCTGATAAAGCACAAAAGAAGCAGAAACGCGCCAAGTCGGTCGAGCCAGCAACCAGCCAAGCAACCACAGATACCGTAGAGAGCGTGTCAGCTCCTCGCACTGCAATTTTACCTTGGGCATTGCTTACTTTGAGTTGGGTGGGGTTTATTGCCTATGTTGCACTTTAA